A region of Chitinophaga horti DNA encodes the following proteins:
- a CDS encoding MBL fold metallo-hydrolase: MGNSREAVLVDAGISCRETEKRMKRLGLSMTKVKALFISHEHSDHIRGVAVLAKKYQLPVYITPDTLRHGQLDILPSQVHTFTAAEAVQIGDIRVTAFPKLHDAADPYSFVVACGGVNIGVFTDIGAPCNGLTHHFTQCHAAFLEANYDEEMLDKGRYPYFLKNRIRGGKGHLSNRQALEVFLAHRPAFMTHLFLSHLSKDNNNPELVQSLFDQHAGNTRIVVASRYEETAVYHIQLPSAAPVARPTVTVLELFN; this comes from the coding sequence GTGGGGAACAGCAGGGAAGCCGTTCTGGTAGACGCTGGCATCTCCTGCCGCGAGACGGAAAAACGGATGAAACGGCTGGGCTTGTCGATGACGAAAGTAAAAGCGCTGTTCATATCTCACGAACACAGCGACCACATCCGCGGCGTAGCCGTTCTCGCTAAAAAATACCAGCTACCTGTTTACATCACCCCCGATACGTTGCGCCATGGACAACTGGACATTCTGCCCTCCCAGGTACACACGTTTACTGCGGCCGAAGCGGTACAAATCGGCGATATCCGGGTTACGGCTTTTCCTAAATTACATGACGCAGCTGATCCCTATAGTTTTGTGGTAGCCTGCGGTGGCGTAAACATTGGCGTATTTACGGATATTGGCGCGCCCTGTAACGGTCTTACGCATCATTTTACCCAATGCCACGCCGCATTTCTCGAGGCGAATTACGATGAGGAAATGCTGGACAAAGGCCGTTATCCTTACTTCCTGAAGAACCGCATCCGTGGCGGCAAAGGTCACCTGTCTAACCGGCAGGCGTTAGAGGTGTTTTTAGCACACCGTCCGGCGTTTATGACCCACCTCTTCCTCTCCCATCTTTCCAAAGACAACAACAATCCCGAACTGGTGCAGTCGCTGTTCGATCAGCATGCAGGTAATACGCGCATTGTGGTAGCTTCCCGTTACGAAGAAACAGCAGTTTACCACATACAACTCCCCTCCGCAGCGCCAGTCGCGCGGCCGACAGTTACAGTGTTAGAGCTGTTTAATTAA
- a CDS encoding MCP four helix bundle domain-containing protein: MNWLLQVKGKRYKICAIFVMIMVLVLLQNVLERRSISNLDHSVAAIYQDRLLPATYLYGISNHLYQQRQLQPGDATSRAAHNRAIAGLVKEYELTHLTPEEGKQWLIFKARWKDYEQHGTDAAFLKSLESLNSLSDIQVAEGKVLQRYSKTIVNSSFFDLSSRSNVIDCAGIAGHRTPAYFRQTVDFQRTEARS, encoded by the coding sequence ATGAACTGGCTACTCCAGGTTAAGGGAAAGCGCTATAAGATTTGCGCGATATTCGTCATGATCATGGTATTGGTGCTGTTGCAGAATGTGCTGGAAAGACGAAGCATTTCCAACCTGGACCACTCTGTAGCCGCCATATACCAGGACCGGCTGCTGCCAGCTACCTACTTATACGGCATTTCCAATCATTTATACCAGCAACGCCAGCTACAGCCGGGCGATGCGACTTCACGTGCCGCTCACAACCGTGCTATTGCAGGATTAGTGAAGGAGTACGAACTCACGCATCTTACTCCGGAAGAAGGCAAACAGTGGCTCATTTTTAAAGCCCGCTGGAAAGATTACGAGCAGCACGGCACCGACGCCGCTTTCCTGAAAAGCCTGGAATCGCTGAACAGCCTGAGCGACATCCAGGTGGCGGAAGGTAAGGTGCTGCAACGCTATTCAAAAACGATCGTGAACTCATCTTTTTTTGACCTCTCATCTCGAAGTAACGTTATTGATTGTGCTGGGATTGCTGGCCATCGTACTCCTGCTTATTTCCGACAAACCGTTGATTTTCAGCGAACAGAAGCCCGTTCTTAA
- a CDS encoding DinB family protein produces the protein MQKQFEIMRKLRAWLIDFTNDLTIEELNEVPAGFNNNIAWNLAHLVATQQNLIYRNSNVPALVEDAFIEQFKPGTKPAAFMDAAAMDNVRRMLSTHIDQTEADYNKGLFHTYNTFQNRYGIAVEKVEDVITMIDMHEGLHTGYIMALKRTIRNK, from the coding sequence ATGCAGAAACAATTCGAGATCATGCGCAAGCTAAGGGCCTGGCTCATTGATTTTACAAATGACCTTACGATAGAAGAGCTGAACGAAGTACCGGCAGGATTTAACAACAACATCGCCTGGAACCTCGCGCACCTCGTGGCCACACAGCAAAACCTTATTTATCGCAACTCCAACGTACCGGCGCTGGTAGAGGATGCATTTATCGAACAGTTCAAACCCGGTACCAAACCCGCCGCGTTCATGGACGCTGCAGCGATGGATAACGTGCGCCGGATGCTCAGCACCCACATCGATCAGACAGAGGCGGACTATAATAAAGGTCTGTTCCATACTTATAACACCTTCCAGAACCGCTATGGAATTGCAGTAGAAAAGGTAGAAGATGTAATTACGATGATCGATATGCACGAGGGATTGCATACAGGGTACATTATGGCCCTGAAACGAACAATTCGCAATAAATAG